In one window of Hevea brasiliensis isolate MT/VB/25A 57/8 chromosome 10, ASM3005281v1, whole genome shotgun sequence DNA:
- the LOC110660190 gene encoding probable carboxylesterase 16 — MPSVIAKLYSVFFKYHQKHLLQSLSQPSFSDKAGPFGLTSRPHESIAPSNPLFTDGVATKDIHVDPFSSLSLRIFLPETALASPLATRRDYYVPTYGGYSPPAGKFNRKLPVMLQFHGGGFVSGSNESVANDAFCRRIAKLCDVIVVAVGYRLAPESKYPAAFEDGLTVLNWLAKQANLASCRRLSLQSRIFDSFGASMLEPWLAAHGDPSRCVLLGVSSGANIADYVARKSVEAGKLLDPVKVVAQVLMYPFFIGSTPTRSEVKLANSYFYDKAMCKLAWKLFLPEEEFNLDHPAANPLLHWRQPPLKYMPPSLIVVAEHDFMRDRAIAYSEELRKVNVDAPLLDYKDAVHEFATLDVLLQTPQAKACAEDISIWVKKYVSLRGHEFSY, encoded by the exons ATGCCAAGCGTAATTGCCAAACTCTATAGCGTTTTCTTCAAATATCACCAAAAGCACCTTCTGCAGAGCCTGTCACAACCTTCTTTCAGCGATAAAGCGGGCCCTTTTGGCTTAACCTCTCGGCCCCATGAATCTATTGCCCCCAGCAATCCTTTATTCACTGACGGTGTCGCCACCAAGGACATCCACGTCGACcccttttcttctctctctctccgcaTCTTCCTCCCTGAAACTGCTCTCGCTTCCCCATTGGCTACTCGCCGTGATTACTATGTACCCACTTATGGAGGGTATTCGCCGCCGGCGGGTAAGTTCAACAGGAAGTTGCCTGTGATGTTGCAGTTTCACGGAGGTGGGTTTGTGAGTGGGAGCAATGAGTCGGTGGCAAACGATGCGTTTTGCAGGAGGATAGCCAAGTTGTGCGACGTAATTGTTGTTGCTGTTGGGTATAGATTGGCACCTGAGAGTAAGTACCCGGCTGCTTTTGAAGATGGCCTCACGGTTTTGAATTGGTTGGCCAAGCAGGCAAATTTGGCTTCTTGTAGGAGATTGAGTCTTCAAAGCCGTATTTTTGATAGCTTTGGCGCTTCCATGCTTGAGCCTTGGCTTGCAGCTCATGGAGACCCTTCCAG GTGTGTATTACTTGGGGTGAGCTCTGGTGCAAATATAGCAGATTATGTGGCACGAAAGTCTGTAGAGGCAGGCAAGCTATTGGATCCTGTTAAGGTTGTGGCCCAAGTACTGATGTACCCTTTCTTCATTGGAAGCACCCCCACACGTTCTGAAGTTAAGCTGGCAAACTCATACTTCTATGACAAGGCTATGTGCAAACTGGCATGGAAACTCTTCCTACCTGAAGAAGAATTCAACCTAGATCATCCAGCTGCCAACCCTCTCCTCCATTGGAGACAACCACCTCTTAAGTACATGCCGCCATCGCTAATAGTTGTGGCAGAACATGACTTTATGAGAGACCGGGCCATTGCTTACTCAGAAGAACTACGGAAAGTTAATGTGGATGCGCCTCTTCTTGATTACAAGGATGCAGTGCATGAATTTGCTACACTTGATGTGCTTCTCCAGACACCACAGGCCAAAGCATGTGCAGAGGATATCTCTATATGGGTGAAGAAATATGTATCTCTTAGAGGCCATGAGTTCTCTTACTGA
- the LOC110660130 gene encoding GRAS family protein RAD1-like has product MLYTLEEEIMSSARCVQSEFCSERSYENTGLDLNFCYSMPQFSALENDLPAWFDPDETRSHKRVKQGPSATESIGNGAGLYVTSCNSKTNTNSLNSVPRLHFRDYIWAYTERYLAIEAMEEAAAAMMVGERNEVKEEEGSDGMKLVQQLIACAEAVACRDKTHASALLSELRAKALVFGTSFQRVASCFVQGLSDRLVLLQPLGAVGVLGPPAKTVNTFEAEKDEALSLVYDICPQIQFGHFVANASILEAFEGESYVHIVDLGMTLGLHHGQQWRNLIHSLANHPGQPPRRLRITGVGNSGERLRAIGDELDSYARSLGLNFEFLWVESCLENLKPKHFKLHDGEVVIINGILHLHCVVKESRGALNSVLQILHELSPKLLILVEQDSSHNGPFFLGRFMEALHYYSAIFDSLDAMLPKYDTRRAKIEQFFFAEEIKNIISCEGPARVERHERVDQWRRRLSRAGFQPAPIKMIMQAKQWLGKAKVCDGYTVTEEKACLVLGWKSKPIIAVSCWKCS; this is encoded by the coding sequence ATGCTTTATACACTTGAAGAAGAGATCATGTCGTCTGCTCGTTGCGTGCAATCTGAATTCTGCAGTGAAAGAAGTTATGAGAATACTGGTCTAGATCTCAATTTCTGCTACTCCATGCCACAATTTTCTGCATTGGAGAATGATCTTCCTGCCTGGTTTGATCCAGATGAAACGAGAAGCCACAAGAGAGTGAAACAGGGACCCAGTGCCACTGAATCCATTGGAAATGGTGCTGGATTATATGTTACTAGCTGTAATAGCAAGACCAATACAAACAGCTTGAATAGCGTGCCAAGACTTCACTTCAGGGATTACATATGGGCTTACACGGAAAGGTATTTGGCAATCGAGGCTATGGAAGAAGCAGCAGCAGCCATGATGGTTGGAGAAAGAAATGaagtcaaggaagaagaaggcagtGATGGGATGAAACTAGTACAACAACTCATTGCTTGTGCTGAAGCTGTGGCTTGTCGCGACAAGACACATGCTTCTGCATTATTATCAGAGCTGAGAGCCAAGGCCCTTGTATTTGGAACATCATTTCAAAGGGTTGCTTCGTGCTTTGTCCAGGGGCTCTCCGACCGGCTTGTGCTGCTTCAACCACTTGGAGCAGTGGGAGTTTTAGGCCCCCCAGCAAAAACAGTCAATACTTTTGAAGCAGAGAAGGATGAGGCCTTGAGCCTTGTTTATGATATTTGTCCACAGATccaatttggtcattttgtagcaAATGCATCCATATTGGAAGCCTTTGAGGGAGAGAGTTATGTTCATATTGTTGACTTGGGTATGACCCTTGGCTTGCACCATGGTCAACAATGGCGCAATCTAATACACAGCCTGGCAAACCATCCTGGCCAACCACCTCGGCGCCTTCGAATAACAGGTGTAGGAAACTCGGGTGAGCGCCTCCGAGCAATAGGGGATGAGTTGGATTCCTATGCACGAAGCTTGGGATTGAACTTTGAATTTTTGTGGGTCGAAAGCTGCCTAGAAAACCTGAAGCCAAAACACTTCAAACTCCATGATGGTGAAGTCGTAATCATCAATGGCATTCTGCACTTGCATTGTGTAGTGAAAGAGAGCCGAGGAGCACTAAACTCAGTTCTGCAGATACTGCATGAGCTATCACCGAAGCTTCTCATTCTAGTAGAGCAGGATTCAAGCCATAACGGACCATTCTTTCTAGGGAGGTTCATGGAGGCATTACATTACTATTCAGCTATTTTTGATTCACTAGATGCAATGCTGCCCAAGTACGACACGAGGCGAGCCAAGATAGAGCAGTTCTTTTTCGCCGAGGAAATCAAGAACATTATCAGCTGTGAAGGACCAGCAAGAGTGGAAAGGCACGAAAGGGTAGACCAATGGCGCAGGAGGCTGAGCAGGGCTGGATTTCAGCCTGCACCAATAAAGATGATAATGCAGGCGAAGCAATGGCTAGGAAAGGCCAAGGTTTGTGATGGTTATACGGTTACAGAAGAGAAAGCATGCTTGGTTCTTGGGTGGAAATCAAAGCCTATAATAGCAGTTTCCTGCTGGAAGTGCTCCTAA